The window CTCGATCTGGCCCCTTTTTACGGCCACGTCCCTGGCGCTATAACTGGGAGTGTCTTCCTGGCGGAAGGAGGGATCGTGCTCCTCGTCCACGATGATGAGCCCGAGATCCGGGACGGGGGCGAAGACACCGGAGCGAACTCCAACCACCAGGCGGGCTTTGCCCCTTTGTACCGCTTCCCAGGAAGCCTCCCTTTCAGAGCCCTTCATGCCGCTGTGCAGGGCGGCCACCTGTCCGGGGGCTACCCGCTCCAGCCTGGATACGAGCAGGGGGGTCAGGGAGATCTCGGGAACCAGCAGCAGCACGCCTTTCCCCCTGTCAAGGGTGTGCCTTGCGGCCCGCAGGTAGACCTCCGTCTTCCCCGAACCGGTAACCCCCCTCATGAGAGTGACAGTGAACCGTGCCTCGTCCACGGCTTTCGTCATCCCGGAAAGAGCATCTTCCTGATGAATCGTCAGGTTCTGCACCTGCTTCTCATCCCTCCGGTAGCCCGCGGACGGGGCACGATGTTCCTTCCGGGCGGGTTCGGCAGGTACGATGAGACCCCCGGCCGTGGCTGCCTCCATGAGGCTCGGATCGAACCGGTCGGAAAGGTAGGCGGCTGTCCTCGGTCCCCGTTTGAGCGCCTCGAGCAGCTCCGTGCTGGAGCTGGGTCCCGCATCCAGCGATGCCCGGCCTTTGTCGGTGAGCACAAATTTTGGTCCCCTGCCGCCGGTTCGGGCCGGCGGCAGGGCTAGCCTCAGAAGGAGCCCGACAGGGCTCAGATAATACAAGGCGGCCCACAGGGAAAGCTCCAGGAGAGGTCCGGGGACGGGGGAAATGTGGGCTATGGAAACGATGGCCCGGGTCTTTACCGGAGAGGAGTCCAGCAGCTCGGTGACGACACCTGTCATGGTCTGGCGGCCGAAGGGAACGTGGACCACGGTGCCTGGAAATATCTGTCCTGCGAGGTTTTCCGGGATCCGGTAGTGAAACGTTTCCTCGACGGGCCTCGGAAGGGCGACCCGTGCGAAGGCCTGGTTCATGGCCCTTCGGTTCCCGCTGCGGCGGGGAGGATGCGCTCCACGATCAGGAGGCTGCCATCCCTGCGGACCTCCGTCCTGGCAGGGTATCGCACCTTTTCGGAAACGTGGACCATGTCCAGGTAATCCGTGATGGTGGAGGAACTGTCTTCGGAAAGGGTCTCGATCCGAAGGGGAATGTAAGTGCCCTTGTCAAGCCACAGCCTGACGCCGTTTCCTTTCACCAGGTAGCACACTGTGCCTGACAGACGGTCCAGGGTCACCGGGGTCTCTTCCAGGGTGAGGAAAGGCCAGGAGGCAGCCAGCGCTTCCTTCGACCCTGTAAAACGGCTGTAAGGCACACCAGGGAATGATGAGGCGTCGGTCCCCGCGGATCTGGATGGGATGGTTACCGTTCTTTCCTCCAGCACGTTGCCGTCAGGGTCCTCCATGATCAGCTGGACCTGGATCGCCTCGGCTCGTGCGAGGGCCGCCTCCACCCGGTTGAGGATCTCCGGAGCGGTGAGTGTGTAGGTGAGGACAGGCAGCATCAGCCATGGGAAGACAAAGCGGGCGATCATGTGCGGTTCTCCTCCATCTGTGCGATGTAGGCGGCCGTGAGGATCTCGGGCTCGGGGATGCGCAATGTCCGGGCGAACTCCATAATAAAACCCCTGAGGTAGACAAGGGCCGGGAGGTCAGAGTAGCGCTGCTCCTCGATATACTCCAGGTAGGTGGACCGGATCCGGGTGCTGCCCGCGACCTCCTTGAGGGTCAGGCCCAGTTCCTCGCGCCGCCGCTTCAGGTAGGTCCCCACCGGTTCTCTCTCTTCCAGGCTCCTGGCGGGGGCCAGCCCTTCGCCTCTCAGGGGCATCTGCCTGCCGGCCGACGGCGCCTCAAGGTTGGAGGTGATGCGCATGTATGCCTTCTCGATACGGTGCAGGATGCCTGACCTTTCCTCGTCGGCCATGAGGCTGTAGGTGGCGAGGGAACTCTCGGCATAAAGGGCCTTCATGCGGTGGTAGGCACGGCGTACATCCTCAAGGGTCGCCCCGTCCTCCAGGTCCAGGAGCCGGTAGTCATCGTTTGAAACGGACCCGCTCATGGCACGGCTCTCTTCGAGTCGAGGAGGTTGCGGACGATGGCATGGATGCTCCTGGAAAATGGGCTGGCCGGGAACGCCTCGAGGACCGCCTTGCGCAGCCTGACGGCCTCCCGCAGGGAGTCGTCCTCGTCGATGCTGCCGATGTGCCGAATCTCGATGCCAAAGTAGTCGCGGCAGGCGTGGACAATGTCATTTCCCAGGTTGTGGTCGTCGAACCGCCGGGTCTGGTTGACGATAATGTCGGGGCAGAAAGTCGCGGCCTCCTCCATGAGGGCCTGCCCCGCTTCCGGATCGATCTGGGCCACGTTGCTGATCAGGGTCCTCGGCGACTGGATGCCCCGTGCGACCTTCTCCTCCATGGCCTTGTCGATAGCCTCGGCCACACCGCTCAGTTTTGTGGCCTTTTTGAGCTTTCTGTAGAAGGCCGCCTTGATGAAATGGTATGCGTTCTCCACCGAGGTCGGCTCCGGCAAAACAACCAGCACCCCCTCGTCGGCTGCGAGAAAAAAGTCCAGCGTGTTGAACGCTGAACCCGAACCGAGGTCCAGGAGGACGAAATCCACGTCCAGGGTCGTGATGTGGCGGATGATCTTTTCCTTCTGTGTGTGCTTGGGGTTGGCCATCTCGAGGAGGGCCCTGGAACCGCTGATAAAACGGAGGTTGGGGAAAGGAGTCTGGACCATGGTGTCCGCAAGGGAGTCCACTTCCTTGCGGATAAAATCAGACAGTGTGCGGTCAGGTCCCGCCATGCCGAGAACAGTGTGCAGGTTTGCCCCGCCGAGGTCGGCGTCCAGGGCGACGCAGATGAACCCCAGCTGGGAAAGGCAGATGGCCATGTTGGCGGTGATCACTGTCTTCCCGACACCGCCCTTGCCTCCACCCACGGCCCATATCCTGGGCCGTGTTCTTTCGTTCGTTTCCGGGTTCAGACCGATCATCACCTCACTGAGCCGTGATCGTAAAAGACAAGCCCGCTGAGGAGTTTCGGGTAGAAAAAGGTGGATTTCTGGGGCATTCGTTCCCTGGCCCCGGTGACCGCCACCAGATCGTCCATCCCCGTTGAGGGCATGACTGCCAGAAGGTTCCCGCCGTTGCGAGCCCTTTCGAGGGCGTCGCCGAGGTCCTTGAAATATTCGAGGTGCTCCTGGTGGCTTATCTGGTCAGAGGTCATGCCAAGGCACCCCATCATCAGGAACCGCTCGACAAGGGTGACCTCCAGGATGCGCACCGGGGCAGGGAGATCCGGCATGAGTCCGGCCAGGTCGCTCTCACTGGTCAGGATCGCCTTGATAAAATGGTCGGCAACCGGGTCGTAGAGGATAAAACCCCTCCCGTCCAGGGTGGCAGGGGCAGTACCGGAACGGAGCATCTGTTCGGTTTTCCCCGTCACGTCGTCCAGGTGGAAGTTGGCGCCAAGCCGCTCGAGGACTTTTCCGAGGTCGAAATTCTCGAAACCGTAAAGGTGCCGGTGGGTAGGAAGAATGGCAAGACCCGGGTCCTGCATGCCCACGAGGGCCATCATCACGAAGTTGTACCCCTTGTCGGGATGCGGGTCGGGGTCGGCTTCGGCCATTATCCGGGAATAGGTGAGGGCGGTTTCGTAACGGTGATGACCGTCGGCGATGTAAAGGTTCCTATCCGCCAGCAGGCCGGAAAGGGTGTCGATGATGGCGGGGTCGTCGATGACCCACATGCGGCGCCCCAGCCCGTCCCTGTCGGTGATGTCCATGATGGGCGCGGAGGCGAATACCGGGTCGAGTGCGGTCCTGACTGAGCCGGCGTCACCGTCGAACAGGG is drawn from bacterium and contains these coding sequences:
- a CDS encoding helix-turn-helix domain-containing protein → MSGSVSNDDYRLLDLEDGATLEDVRRAYHRMKALYAESSLATYSLMADEERSGILHRIEKAYMRITSNLEAPSAGRQMPLRGEGLAPARSLEEREPVGTYLKRRREELGLTLKEVAGSTRIRSTYLEYIEEQRYSDLPALVYLRGFIMEFARTLRIPEPEILTAAYIAQMEENRT
- a CDS encoding DUF1015 domain-containing protein, translated to MPEIRPFPGIRYNPERIDDFSSVVAPPYDVIDPSQHAELLKRDPANCVRLILGSTPGKAGNYTDEAAVMKKWIAEGILMQDAGPRYYLIEDSFQVPGEPAPYHRWGIIGRVRVDPFETGRIFPHERTHSGPKEDRLKLMRAFKGNLSQVFTLFDGDAGSVRTALDPVFASAPIMDITDRDGLGRRMWVIDDPAIIDTLSGLLADRNLYIADGHHRYETALTYSRIMAEADPDPHPDKGYNFVMMALVGMQDPGLAILPTHRHLYGFENFDLGKVLERLGANFHLDDVTGKTEQMLRSGTAPATLDGRGFILYDPVADHFIKAILTSESDLAGLMPDLPAPVRILEVTLVERFLMMGCLGMTSDQISHQEHLEYFKDLGDALERARNGGNLLAVMPSTGMDDLVAVTGARERMPQKSTFFYPKLLSGLVFYDHGSVR
- a CDS encoding P-loop NTPase, with protein sequence MIGLNPETNERTRPRIWAVGGGKGGVGKTVITANMAICLSQLGFICVALDADLGGANLHTVLGMAGPDRTLSDFIRKEVDSLADTMVQTPFPNLRFISGSRALLEMANPKHTQKEKIIRHITTLDVDFVLLDLGSGSAFNTLDFFLAADEGVLVVLPEPTSVENAYHFIKAAFYRKLKKATKLSGVAEAIDKAMEEKVARGIQSPRTLISNVAQIDPEAGQALMEEAATFCPDIIVNQTRRFDDHNLGNDIVHACRDYFGIEIRHIGSIDEDDSLREAVRLRKAVLEAFPASPFSRSIHAIVRNLLDSKRAVP